Part of the Paenibacillus guangzhouensis genome is shown below.
GCCACTAATGCCAATGACGGCAAGGCGGAGACGAGATGGTCTGCATCTGACAATCAGTTAGGCCATACCTTAACGATTGATTTCGGCAAAATGTATTCGATACAAGGCTCTGAGACTTCATTCGAATCAAGCACGAAGCCTTATCAGTACAAAATTGAGGTGCGTGAAGACAATACATCCGCTTGGATTCAGGTGGCGAATCGTACAGCCAATACGGAGGCAGGTGCCGAGATCAAAGATAACTTCGCGAGCCGCGGGCGGTATGCGCGTATTACGATTACAGGCTTACCGGATGCAGATGCTAGAGCGAGTATCGCGGAATTCAAGTTGTTCGGCTATTCGCTTGGCGGTGTTACGAAGGTTACGGGTGTGACACTGGATAAACCGACACTAAGTATGGATGTGCTTGGAGCTGCAGCGACACTTACCGCAACCATTGCCCCTGTCGATGCCACGATCAAGACGGTGACATGGAGCAGCAGCGATCCTGCCGTGGCTATGGTTGATGCGCAAGGTGTTGTAACGGCGAAAGGTCAAGGCAAAGCGACAATCACGGTGACGACGACAGACGGCAATTTCAAAGCATCCAGTGAGGTGACTGTGAAAGGTCAGGAGAATCTCGTGAAGATCCCTCAATCGCAAATGACTGCATCAGCGACGAGCTTCGAAGCGGGTCAGAACGATCCGAAGTATGCGATCGACGGCAATTCAGAGACACATTGGCATACAAAGTGGTATAACGTAGATCCGCTCCCACAATCCCTGATCATTGAACTTGGCGGGACATATACGATTAGCTGTGTGGACTATTTGCCTCGTCCAGAAGCGAGTAACGGTACGATCCTAGCTTACAATCTCTACGTCAGTGAAGATGGTACGAATTATACGAAGGTGGGAAGCGGCAAATGGCTCAAAAATAATCTGTTGAAAGAGATCAATTTCGCCCCAGTCAAAGCCAAATTCATTAAGCTAGAGACTACGGAAGGTGTAGGGGACTTTGCATCTGTCGCGGAGATCAATGTCTATCGTTCATCAGACGCGCAAGCAGAGCTTCAATCGATTGCCTTGAATGCAACAAGTTATACCGTTCAAGTGAACGAGACGACGACAGTTCAAGCGACGGCAAAATATGCTGACGGCACGAGCAAAGACGTTACCGCACAAGTAGTATGGACTGTCGAGAAGCCTACCATTGCAACGGTTACAGACGGCAATCTGAGAGGGGTAGCCGTTGGCGACACGACGATCACGGCAAGCTTCGGCGGCAAAACAGCTAAGGCAGAGGTGCATGTGAAGCCAGCTGCACAGGCGAGCCCGGTTACATCCCTCACGGGTGATAGCACGGTTCTATCCGGTAAGGAAGTTAAAGTTCGAATTGGCTTAAGCGGCGTAACGACGGATGTCTACGCTGAGGAGCTGGCATTGACCTACGATACGAGTGCGCTTGAAGTGGTTGTCGTAAATCCGGTGAAGGATGGATTGAATGTACTGCAAAAATCGGATCGTAATGGTAAATTGCATTACATTGTTGCGAGCGAAGGCCCGGGCAAAGCAATTAAAGGTGATGCACAAGTACTCGAAATCACATTCCGGGCGAAGAATACGGATCAGGACCGCGTGACGGACATCAGCTTGGATAGCGCTGTGCTTGGTGACGCGACGGGGGCTGAGGTAAGTGCGAAGCCTTCCACTTTCCGTCTTCAAATCCTGACTGAGCCGCAAGGAGTCCCAGGCGATTTGAACCACGATGGCAAAGTAACGATTGGTGATCTTGCGCTCATGGCGATCAATTACGGGAAGACTTCTGCAAGCCCAGATTGGGATAAAATTAAACATATGGATCTGAAGAAAGACGGCGTGATCGATATTCTTGACCTGGCAGAAGTGGCAAGTCTCATTCTGAAGTAAGCCAAATCATAACGTTGGGGAGGATGCTAGTCCATGGAGATCAAACAGAGTCGCTTCGGGATATCACGAGCGATGTCGAAGCTGCTAATTGCTGCAATGGTTCTTCAATTATTCACCACGTGGGTGGGCATGGGTCGAGGGGATGCTGCGGAAGCAGCGTCCCACACGACAACGAAGCGCCCGGATGGCAAGAATCTTGTCTTTCCTGTCGTCAGTGACATTCACATCGGTCATACACCGAAGGACGTGCCGAAGTGGCAAATGGTCTTGAACCAGTTGAAGGCGATCGCGCCGAATTATGACGCGCTAGCAGCCGTTGGCGATATTACGGACAGCGGGACCGTCCAGCAATATGATACATTGATGAGCAACTACAACAACTTGAAGGTTCCTAGCGCGGTATCACTATTCTCAATAGGGAACCATGATTACATCAATGGCAGCGCAAGCGCGATGCAGCAGCGTTTCAAAGACAAGACGGGCATGAGCGGCATTTATTATGACCAATGGATCAATGGATATCATTTCATAATTCTAGGCAGCGAAGATGGGACGCGGGATGGAACATTGTCCGATACCCAGCTGAACTGGCTGGATACGAAACTAGCGGAAGAAGCAGATCCGAATAAGCCCATCTTCGTATTCTTGCATCAACCGATAACGAATACGGTATACGGCAGCGATTTGTGGGGACATAAGCAGAATGCAACGAAGCTGTACAATACGATCGCAAAATATCCGCAAGTGATTACATTTTCGGGTCACTCCCATTATGTTCTTGACGACCCAGGTTCCATCAGCCAACGCGACTTCACGGCGGTGGGAACCGCAGCGGTTCGTTATCCCGAATTAGAGCCAGGGAAGATTCAAGGGATTCATCCAAGTGATGAGATTACGCAGGGACTGGTCGTCGAAGTGTTCGATAACGAAGTGCGCATCAAACGCAGAGATTTCCATACGAACGCATGGACCGGTGACGATTGGGTCGTCAAGTATCCGGCCGTGAAGAGTCAATTCACGTACACGGATGACCGGGATAAAGTGAAACCTGTTTTCCCGAGTTCGGCCAAAGCGGCGATAGATCCATCCAGCATAGGTCCGAAGCAAATGCGTGTAACATTCGATCAAGCCACGGATAATCTATTTGTTCGTTCTTATGAAGTGAAAGCCGTAAACGCAGCGACTGGCGGCACGGTACAATCGTTCCTCGCGTTCGCTCAGCAATACGATGACCCGGCACCAGCGCAGCTCTCCTTCGATATCAGCGGTCTCCAGCCGGAGACGAAGTATCGGATTGAAGTGACAGCGATCGATTCGTTCAATAACCGCAGCGATATTCCGCTTAAGGTAGAGGCGACAACAGGCAACAAGCCAGCGCTCGAGAAGCCTGTGGCGGATGTCATTGATATCGACTTCATCGATGGCACGGGTAAAGATCGTTCGCCAGCACAGAATCATGCAACCTCAACAGGCAGCAGTGCAAAGATCGTCTACAGCCCGGAGTTCAAAAAGTACGTTGCGCGCATGAATGGGACGACAGACGAATATTTTAGCATTCCGGTCAGCAGCTCCATTAAAAATGTGAAGAACCAATTTACGCTAGAATCCCTATTTAAATTGAACTCGACGCGCAACCAGGATGTATTCGGGAATACGCAGAGCTCCGGCGTTATTTTCGAATCGACGACAGGCGGGAAGATGGAGCTGTGGGCGCATATCGGCGGCAGTTATAAACGATTAGGCGTTCAAGTGGAACCGAACAAGATCTATCACCTCGTCGCAACCTATGATGGCGCTCAAATTCTCCTCTTCTTAAACGGTACGCAAGTCGGTTCCATGGCAGCCTCTGGTACGATCGCGCAATCGGATATCCAATTCGCCATTGGCGCGGACCCTGAAGCGAACAATCGCGGAAATTACGTGTTGGATGGTGATGTGAGTGTCGCGAGGTTCTACAGCTATGCGATCTACCCTGAACAAGTACAAATGCTCTATAACGAATTGTCGCAGCGCTTGTCCATCGAAGAACTGAACACGCTGTACAATGATATTCAGTCCGCAAGACAATTAGCGAACGATACTTCGGTCGTAGGTACGAATCCTGGACAATATCCAGCGAGCGCGATGGCGGCATATGCTGCGAAGATCAATGCGGCGGAGCTTGTGCTGAAGTCGAGAACCGTGACGAAGAGCGAAGTTCAAGCTGCCATCGAGCAGTTGAAGACAGCGAAGACGGAGTTGGATAAGTCCAAGATCGAACCTGAGACGAACCATGTGACAGCTCTGACAGCTAGTAAAGATACTGTGGAAGAAAGTCAGACGTTCACGGTCAAGCTGGCGATCAATCGGGTAACGAAGAGCGTCTACGCTGAAGATGTAACCATGCAATACGATGCGAACCTGCTGGAATATGTAGATGCGAAGTCGTTGCAATCGAATCTTCATCTCATACCGAATGCGTCACAGAACCCGGGAACGCTCCGATTCATCCTTGCGAGCATGGGCGCGGATAAAGGAATCTCAGGCAATACGGATGTGCTTGAAATGACATTCAAGGCTAAATCGGTGGAGCAAGCCGCATCGGCCAAAGTTTCCGTGAACAAAACAGTGCTCGCGGATGAGAATGGTCAAGAACTTGAAGCAAGTCTGTCGAATGTCCAAGTCCAAGTAACACCTGACACCGGCCCTAGTTCGCCTGATGTGAACCATGACGGCAAAGTCAGTATCGGTGACCTCGCGATTATTGCAGCGCATTATGGCAAGTCGACATCGAGCCCAGATTGGCAGCAGGTGAAGCAGTATGACTTGAACCGAGATGGCATAATCGACATTTCTGATCTATCGGCGGTTGCTTCTCAGATAATCAAGTAATGGGATGATCGCTAACCGATGAAAAAGGCTGTTCTATCGTCATTTCTGACGACGGAACAGCCTTTTCTCTATGAATAGGATGGATATTTGGTTAGGTTAGCTCGCCGAGTTCGTAATGAATGGCGTCAAATCGTCGTTATACAGCACCCAAAGTTCATGTAATGCACGAGTACATCCGACATAGAGCAGCTTTGCATCCATTGCGCCTTCCCGGTAATGGTGCGCATCGACGTCCATTAGCAGTACAGCATCGAATTCTAATCCTTTGGACAGATAGACTGGCAGGACAGAGATTCCGCCGAGGTATTCGCTCTTGCTGCCGTCGATGAGATTGACGTTAACACCGTGATCTATAAGCTTAGCATGTAGTTCTTTGGCTTCCTGCAACGTGCGCGTCAGCATAGCCGTTGTATTATAGTCCGATTGATGAAATTGTTCAATCGCCCGTTGGATGAAAGAGACTTCCTCCGCGGATGCGACGGATTGAACTTGCACCTGTTGGCCGCTGCGGAAGACAGGCTCAGCGAGCAGGTCCGTCTGCACGCCATGTTTCAGAATCCCATTCGCGAAATCAATAATCTCCATCGTCGATCGATAGCTGCGTGTCAGTGCGAAATAAGCCGTATCTGAGGCAGCGAATAAGGATTGCATTTCATGCCATTCATGAATGCCTTGGTAGGCATGGATTCCTTGCGAGAGATCACCAAGGATCGTAAAGGAATGATTCCGTACGAATAGATCCAGAACGGCTACTTGGAACGGTGAGAAGTCTTGTGCTTCGTCGATGACGATATGGTCGAATCGTGAGCTGCTCTCAATATCGTGCATTTTCACATGGATATAGAGCAGTCCCGCCAGATCCTCATGTCGAATTTCTCCCTTTTTGAGCGTTGCATTCGTCTCTTTGACAACCCCTGCAGGAATCGATTCGAACCGGTCAGCAGGGAAGCTATCTGCCCGTTTACCTTGTTGGAACAAGGCTTTGTAGATCGCAAGCGCATTGAAATCAGGCCATTTTTTCGTATATGCTTTGATGCGTTGACTCGATTTCTGCTTGAATTCCTTGAGCTTCACCTTGTTCGTAATCGGCTTGAGCTCCATCTCGATCCAGCGATTGATTCTGGCGAGGACGCGTTCTTTACGTTTGGCTAACGCATAATGCTGGTACTCTTCGAAGAACCATTGTCGAATCGTCTGAAGGGGAAGAATCTTGCCGTCCCATGCTTCAAAATCAACCTCAGGCACACAATTTGCGCCGAGTTGTTCGAGGGATTGATCAATCCAATGCCGGAATCGAATGGATCCCTTGTAACGCCCCGATACATCATCGTTGAGCACTGGACGGTTATCCAGCGATTCGAACCAAATCGACCACATATCGGATGGAGGAAGAAGCTTCACGTCTAAATTAAGTAAGTTCATCGCCCAATCTGCGTACGTGTTCTGCTGAATGTTCCCGACACCTAGTTCAGGCAGCACATCCGAGATATAGTTCAAGAACATTTGGTTCGGTGCGAAAATAATCATGCGTTCCGCACGTATTTGCTCTTGGTATTGATAGAGCAGGAAGGCTAGACGGTGCAGTGCGACGGTTGTTTTACCACTTCCGGCAACCCCTTGAATCATTAAAGCGGTATTTTTGGCTGCCCGAATGATCTGATCCTGTTCGGCTTGAATGGTGGAGACGATATCCCGCAAGCGGTTATCTTTGTTCTCCCCGAGTCGATAGAGAAGAAATTCATCGGATACAGCCGGTTGGTCGCTATCCCGGACATACGTATCCACGACGCGCTGAAGAATTCTTTTGCGAATGACCAGATTTCGTTTGAGATAGACGAGTCCTTCGATCATGCCGTCAGGCGATTCATAGGAAGCGGGTTCGAGGCCGCCGGTGAACGAGTAGAATAGGCTAGCGATCGGCGCACGCCAATCAATGACGAGCGGATTTTCCTGTTCGATTTCCTGATCATCGCCATGATTGACCCCGACTTTTCCGATATAGAGAGGTGTGGGAGATGCAGCATGGCCTGACTGGAAATCCAGACGTCCGAAATACGGTTCGTTCTCTGCGCGACTAAGACGCTGACGTCTTTGCTCCCGGGTATCCTCTAATACTTGTTCCGTAAAATCACTACCGGTGTAGACCGGCGTATTGCGTAGTTTGGCCAGCTGTGTATCGATTTGCGCTTGGGCAATCTCGAGCTGACGGAGTTCGTCTTGATAGGCACTTTGAAAAGTGTCTTCCATTTTCAGTTACCTCCTAAGATTTAATGGCCCGTATGAAAGGAGTAAGTAATATATCATAAAGAATGGTAAAAAGCAAAGTTTCGATGGAGACAAGATAATATCAAAATAGATGTTTCCTGTTATTGACAATCGAGTACGGCTGGCATATGATAAAGATGTAAGTAAGTACTTGCATTCAAGGTGGGTAGAAGATATGGCAAATAATCGAAGTACAAGTGATAAGCTGCTCCAGGCAGCGGTAGATCTTATGGCTGAGAAAGGGTATGACGGGACGTCGACCAAAGAGATTGCGCAGGCCGCAGGAGTGAATGAAGTGACGTTATTTCGCCACTTCGGTACGAAGGGGAACCTGCTCGAAGCCGCATTACAGCACAATCATTATGCAGATGAGATGACGAAACTGTTCCATGACGATCTGGTAGGTGACCTGCATGCAGATTTACTCCTTATTAGCCGAACGTACCATAAGATCATGAATCGGAATCGCAAATTAATTGCTATTGCGCAGAAGGGCGGCAGCACACTTCCCGAGGGAGTACAGGTGGAAGCGGACCGACATCCACAGCAGCTCAAGAAATTGTTGACGGAATATCTGATCAAGATGTCTCACGAACAGAAAGCAACAATCACCAATCCGGAAATCCAGGCATTATCCTTCATGTGGATGCATTATGGTGCGTTTAATAGCGTGCTTAGTTCAAATGTGCTGGAGTCGTTTATTGAAGAGAGTACGCGACTATTTACGAAGGCGTTGACGACTTAACCAGTTATTTGATTCATAACTAAGATTCACCTCTAACCGTAGGCCCTAAAGCAATGAATAGGGGCTGTGATAGAGGTTTTCTTATCACTTGTATGAAAGTATGTACTTGCACACATTTATATTAACGAAGGAGTGATTTCAATGAGACCTGATTCACATCAGCAGAAAGGTCCAAAATTAATGCGGTTATTGATGTTTACCGCCATGATTTCTTCGATGAGTGCCGGTATGTTCAATGTCGTTCTTCCTCAGATCAGCCAAGAGT
Proteins encoded:
- a CDS encoding LamG-like jellyroll fold domain-containing protein; this translates as MEIKQSRFGISRAMSKLLIAAMVLQLFTTWVGMGRGDAAEAASHTTTKRPDGKNLVFPVVSDIHIGHTPKDVPKWQMVLNQLKAIAPNYDALAAVGDITDSGTVQQYDTLMSNYNNLKVPSAVSLFSIGNHDYINGSASAMQQRFKDKTGMSGIYYDQWINGYHFIILGSEDGTRDGTLSDTQLNWLDTKLAEEADPNKPIFVFLHQPITNTVYGSDLWGHKQNATKLYNTIAKYPQVITFSGHSHYVLDDPGSISQRDFTAVGTAAVRYPELEPGKIQGIHPSDEITQGLVVEVFDNEVRIKRRDFHTNAWTGDDWVVKYPAVKSQFTYTDDRDKVKPVFPSSAKAAIDPSSIGPKQMRVTFDQATDNLFVRSYEVKAVNAATGGTVQSFLAFAQQYDDPAPAQLSFDISGLQPETKYRIEVTAIDSFNNRSDIPLKVEATTGNKPALEKPVADVIDIDFIDGTGKDRSPAQNHATSTGSSAKIVYSPEFKKYVARMNGTTDEYFSIPVSSSIKNVKNQFTLESLFKLNSTRNQDVFGNTQSSGVIFESTTGGKMELWAHIGGSYKRLGVQVEPNKIYHLVATYDGAQILLFLNGTQVGSMAASGTIAQSDIQFAIGADPEANNRGNYVLDGDVSVARFYSYAIYPEQVQMLYNELSQRLSIEELNTLYNDIQSARQLANDTSVVGTNPGQYPASAMAAYAAKINAAELVLKSRTVTKSEVQAAIEQLKTAKTELDKSKIEPETNHVTALTASKDTVEESQTFTVKLAINRVTKSVYAEDVTMQYDANLLEYVDAKSLQSNLHLIPNASQNPGTLRFILASMGADKGISGNTDVLEMTFKAKSVEQAASAKVSVNKTVLADENGQELEASLSNVQVQVTPDTGPSSPDVNHDGKVSIGDLAIIAAHYGKSTSSPDWQQVKQYDLNRDGIIDISDLSAVASQIIK
- a CDS encoding HelD family protein; this translates as MEDTFQSAYQDELRQLEIAQAQIDTQLAKLRNTPVYTGSDFTEQVLEDTREQRRQRLSRAENEPYFGRLDFQSGHAASPTPLYIGKVGVNHGDDQEIEQENPLVIDWRAPIASLFYSFTGGLEPASYESPDGMIEGLVYLKRNLVIRKRILQRVVDTYVRDSDQPAVSDEFLLYRLGENKDNRLRDIVSTIQAEQDQIIRAAKNTALMIQGVAGSGKTTVALHRLAFLLYQYQEQIRAERMIIFAPNQMFLNYISDVLPELGVGNIQQNTYADWAMNLLNLDVKLLPPSDMWSIWFESLDNRPVLNDDVSGRYKGSIRFRHWIDQSLEQLGANCVPEVDFEAWDGKILPLQTIRQWFFEEYQHYALAKRKERVLARINRWIEMELKPITNKVKLKEFKQKSSQRIKAYTKKWPDFNALAIYKALFQQGKRADSFPADRFESIPAGVVKETNATLKKGEIRHEDLAGLLYIHVKMHDIESSSRFDHIVIDEAQDFSPFQVAVLDLFVRNHSFTILGDLSQGIHAYQGIHEWHEMQSLFAASDTAYFALTRSYRSTMEIIDFANGILKHGVQTDLLAEPVFRSGQQVQVQSVASAEEVSFIQRAIEQFHQSDYNTTAMLTRTLQEAKELHAKLIDHGVNVNLIDGSKSEYLGGISVLPVYLSKGLEFDAVLLMDVDAHHYREGAMDAKLLYVGCTRALHELWVLYNDDLTPFITNSAS
- a CDS encoding TetR/AcrR family transcriptional regulator, translated to MANNRSTSDKLLQAAVDLMAEKGYDGTSTKEIAQAAGVNEVTLFRHFGTKGNLLEAALQHNHYADEMTKLFHDDLVGDLHADLLLISRTYHKIMNRNRKLIAIAQKGGSTLPEGVQVEADRHPQQLKKLLTEYLIKMSHEQKATITNPEIQALSFMWMHYGAFNSVLSSNVLESFIEESTRLFTKALTT